In Acidobacteriota bacterium, one DNA window encodes the following:
- a CDS encoding fatty acyl-AMP ligase yields the protein MQARTFADLVRARADERGDARAFVFLPDGEREDAASFGAMDARARQIAAALHGRRARDERVLLLCPPGLDFVAALFGCFYAGAIAVPVPVPRAPRHVDRLHGIARDASPRYALCVTSVLDRYRAALEAAMPEVTWLPVGTLDADGAAWVPPSLASDGVALLQYTSGSTSLPKGVMVTHASLLANLQMMEQFMHLPAASPHVSWLPPFHDMGLVAGALRGVYTGNLSVLMPPEAFLMKPVRWLRAISRYRAAVSGGPTFAYDLCAERVTTEQMSDLDLSHWLRAYVGAEPVRARTLERFATCFAPVGFSRQALRPCYGLAEATLMAAGCRHDAAVTTRAFDADALAHGCVRIAAGDAPARTLVGCGTPYGDGRIAIVDPATAQPCGPDRVGEIWVAGPHVAAGYWSRPRESGDTFRACAAGDAGGHFLRTGDLGFVHDGELFVAGRVKDIIIVSGRNHHPADIEHTVEACDPAIRTHGCAAFPVDVDDVERVVIVLEVARSAGRAGTAALEAVVRRRVAEHHDVQPHLVLPIRPGTLPRTSSGKIQRHVCRDQFLSRTLQTWTTD from the coding sequence ATGCAGGCGCGAACGTTCGCGGACCTAGTCAGAGCCCGCGCCGACGAGCGCGGCGATGCGCGCGCCTTCGTCTTCCTCCCGGACGGCGAGCGCGAAGACGCCGCCAGCTTCGGGGCCATGGATGCCCGGGCCCGGCAGATCGCGGCAGCCCTGCACGGCCGCCGCGCGCGCGACGAGCGCGTCCTGCTCTTGTGCCCGCCGGGCCTGGACTTCGTCGCCGCGCTGTTCGGCTGCTTCTACGCGGGCGCGATCGCCGTGCCCGTGCCGGTACCGCGTGCGCCTCGCCACGTCGATCGGCTGCACGGCATCGCACGCGACGCGTCGCCGCGCTACGCGCTCTGCGTCACCTCCGTGCTGGATCGGTACCGCGCCGCGCTGGAAGCGGCGATGCCCGAGGTGACTTGGCTGCCGGTCGGGACGCTCGACGCGGATGGCGCCGCGTGGGTGCCGCCCTCGCTCGCCTCCGACGGTGTCGCGCTGCTGCAGTACACCTCGGGGTCGACGTCGCTGCCCAAGGGCGTGATGGTGACGCACGCCAGTCTCCTGGCCAACCTCCAGATGATGGAGCAGTTCATGCACCTGCCGGCAGCCAGCCCGCACGTGAGCTGGCTGCCGCCCTTTCACGACATGGGCCTCGTGGCCGGCGCTCTGCGCGGCGTGTACACCGGCAACCTGTCCGTGCTGATGCCGCCCGAAGCCTTCCTCATGAAGCCGGTGCGATGGCTGCGAGCGATCTCGCGCTATCGCGCCGCGGTGTCCGGAGGGCCCACGTTCGCGTACGACCTCTGCGCGGAGCGCGTGACGACCGAGCAGATGTCGGACCTCGACCTGAGCCATTGGCTGCGCGCGTACGTTGGAGCCGAGCCGGTGCGCGCGCGCACGCTCGAACGGTTCGCGACCTGCTTCGCGCCGGTAGGTTTCTCCCGCCAGGCGCTGCGCCCGTGCTACGGGCTGGCGGAGGCGACGCTCATGGCCGCGGGCTGCCGGCACGACGCCGCCGTCACCACCCGCGCATTCGACGCGGACGCGCTCGCGCACGGGTGCGTGCGCATCGCGGCCGGCGACGCGCCGGCCCGCACGCTCGTCGGCTGCGGCACGCCCTACGGCGACGGCCGCATCGCGATCGTCGATCCCGCCACCGCACAACCGTGCGGTCCCGATCGGGTGGGTGAAATCTGGGTCGCCGGCCCGCACGTCGCCGCGGGCTACTGGAGCCGTCCGCGCGAGTCCGGCGACACGTTCCGGGCATGCGCGGCCGGCGATGCCGGCGGCCACTTCCTGCGCACGGGCGATCTCGGGTTCGTGCACGACGGCGAGCTGTTCGTCGCGGGCCGCGTGAAGGACATCATCATCGTCTCGGGCCGCAACCATCATCCCGCCGACATCGAGCACACGGTCGAAGCGTGCGATCCGGCGATCCGGACGCACGGGTGCGCCGCCTTCCCGGTGGACGTCGACGACGTGGAGCGCGTGGTGATCGTGCTGGAGGTCGCGCGCAGTGCCGGGCGCGCCGGTACCGCCGCGCTCGAAGCCGTCGTCCGGCGCCGGGTCGCCGAGCACCACGACGTCCAGCCGCACCTCGTCCTGCCGATCAGGCCCGGCACGCTGCCGCGTACGTCGAGCGGCAAGATCCAGCGGCACGTCTGCCGCGATCAGTTCCTTTCGAGAACGCTGCAGACATGGACGACGGACTGA
- a CDS encoding erythromycin esterase family protein, producing MFLDRRDAGAKLATFLREYANRSDVLVLGLPRGGVVVAAEVARALGAPLDVFLVRKLGVPGQPELAMGAIAEGGVRVLDRQLIDMAGVPDALVEQVAVRERLELERRDRLYRGDRRRPDLAGRTLIVVDDGLATGATMEAAVKALQSFTPAAIVVAVPVGAPETCRRLSSLVTAVVCAEMPRDLRAVGLWYRDFSQTTDDEVRALVGAAPAVPGRPVRRASPADLPAFVRECGQPLTGAPAEYDALVAELARARVVLIGEATHGTHEFYEQRALLTRRLIAEHQFAAVAVEADWPDAFRVNRYVRGDGGDASAAAALGDFERFAAWMWRNADVVAFLDWLRQRNESLPPARRAGFYGLDLYSLHASMRAVIAFLEPIDPAAAARARSRYACFDRFGDAIEAYAHGAGLGLEPSCERDVLSQLLDLRARAAEYARLDGRLGPDDLFAAEQNARVVRNAEAYYRTMMGGHVESWNLRDRHMTETLLALIQHLSTGGHASRVVVWAHNSHLGDARATEMGERGELNLGQLVREHFGRDAVSVGFTTHAGTVTAAADWDGPARRRRVRPSLAGSVERVFHDTNRARFLLSFAGDPELASALEVRKLERAIGVLYRPETERRSHYFHARLSAQFDHVIHIDETHALEPLERTAHWEAGEAAETYPSGL from the coding sequence ATGTTCCTCGATCGCCGCGACGCCGGCGCCAAGCTGGCCACGTTCCTGCGCGAGTACGCGAACCGGTCCGATGTCCTCGTGCTCGGGCTGCCGCGCGGCGGCGTCGTCGTCGCCGCCGAGGTCGCACGCGCGCTGGGCGCACCGCTCGACGTGTTCCTCGTCCGCAAGCTCGGCGTGCCGGGCCAGCCCGAGCTGGCGATGGGCGCGATCGCCGAGGGCGGCGTTCGCGTGCTCGATCGGCAGTTGATCGATATGGCCGGCGTGCCGGACGCGCTCGTCGAGCAGGTCGCCGTGCGCGAGCGGCTGGAGCTCGAGCGCCGCGATCGGTTGTATCGCGGCGATCGGCGGCGCCCCGACCTCGCCGGCCGCACGCTCATCGTCGTCGACGACGGCCTGGCCACGGGCGCGACGATGGAGGCAGCGGTGAAGGCGCTGCAGTCGTTCACGCCTGCCGCCATCGTCGTCGCCGTACCGGTCGGCGCACCCGAGACGTGCCGTCGCCTCTCCTCGCTGGTCACGGCCGTCGTCTGCGCGGAGATGCCGCGCGACCTTCGGGCGGTCGGCCTCTGGTATCGCGACTTCTCGCAGACGACCGACGACGAAGTGCGCGCGCTCGTCGGCGCGGCGCCTGCTGTTCCCGGACGGCCGGTGCGGCGTGCGTCGCCCGCAGATCTCCCCGCGTTCGTCCGCGAGTGCGGGCAGCCGCTGACAGGGGCGCCGGCCGAGTACGACGCGCTCGTCGCCGAGTTGGCGCGTGCGCGCGTCGTGCTGATCGGGGAAGCGACGCATGGCACGCACGAGTTCTACGAGCAGCGTGCGCTGCTGACGCGGCGGCTGATCGCCGAGCACCAGTTCGCGGCCGTCGCCGTCGAGGCGGACTGGCCCGACGCGTTCAGGGTGAACCGCTACGTGCGCGGCGATGGGGGCGACGCGAGCGCGGCCGCCGCGCTCGGCGACTTCGAGCGGTTTGCTGCCTGGATGTGGCGCAACGCCGACGTCGTCGCCTTCCTCGACTGGCTGCGACAGCGCAACGAGAGCCTGCCGCCGGCGCGCCGCGCAGGCTTCTACGGCCTCGATCTCTACAGCCTGCACGCCTCGATGCGCGCCGTGATCGCGTTCCTCGAGCCAATCGACCCGGCGGCCGCGGCGCGGGCGCGTTCGCGCTACGCCTGCTTCGACCGGTTCGGCGACGCGATCGAAGCGTACGCGCACGGCGCCGGGCTGGGCCTCGAGCCGTCGTGCGAGCGCGACGTGCTGTCGCAGCTCCTCGATCTGCGAGCGCGCGCGGCGGAGTACGCCCGCCTCGATGGCCGGCTCGGTCCGGACGATCTGTTCGCCGCCGAGCAGAACGCGCGCGTCGTGCGCAACGCCGAGGCGTACTACCGGACGATGATGGGCGGCCACGTCGAGTCCTGGAATCTGCGCGACCGTCACATGACCGAGACGTTGCTCGCCTTGATCCAGCACCTGTCGACGGGTGGTCACGCCTCGCGCGTGGTCGTGTGGGCGCACAACTCGCACCTGGGCGACGCCCGCGCGACCGAGATGGGCGAGCGCGGCGAGCTGAACCTCGGCCAGCTCGTGCGAGAGCATTTCGGCCGCGACGCCGTATCCGTGGGCTTCACGACCCACGCCGGCACCGTCACGGCCGCCGCGGACTGGGACGGACCAGCGCGTCGCCGCCGCGTGCGGCCGTCGCTCGCCGGCAGCGTCGAGCGCGTGTTCCACGACACGAACCGCGCTCGGTTCCTGCTGTCGTTCGCCGGCGACCCGGAGCTGGCCTCGGCGCTCGAGGTACGGAAGCTCGAACGCGCGATCGGCGTGCTGTATCGGCCGGAGACGGAGCGGCGCAGCCACTACTTCCACGCGCGCTTGTCCGCGCAGTTCGACCACGTCATCCACATCGACGAGACGCACGCGCTCGAGCCGCTCGAGCGGACTGCACACTGGGAGGCGGGCGAGGCGGCCGAAACGTACCCGTCGGGACTGTAG
- a CDS encoding phosphoketolase family protein produces MTLSADERARLDRYWRAANYLSVGQIYLRDNPLLKEPLRLEHVKPRLLGHWGTTPGQNFVYVHLNRVIRERDLDMIYLSGPGHGGPAVVANTYLEGTYSEIYPAVSRDDAGLKTLFRQFSFPGGIPSHAAPETPGSIHEGGELGYSLSHAFGAVFDNPSLIAACVVGDGEAETGPLATAWHGNKFLNPARDGAVLPILHLNGYKIANPTIFARITREELDALFRGYGYVPYVVEGEDPEPMHEAMAAALDRVMDEIARIRHRARVEGDRSRPRWPMIVLISPKGWTGPRFVDGLQVEGTWRSHQVPVAQPADHPEHLAVLDTWMRSYRPEELFDAGGRLFPDLQALAPAGTRRMGANPHANGGLLLRDLALPDYRRYGVSLPAPGAATASDTETLGGWLRDVVAANAGARNFRIFGPDETASNKLGRVFEVTDRQWMAARVPGDDHLDDEGRVMEVLSEHQCQGWLEGYLLTGRHGLFNSYEAFIHIVDSMFNQHAKWLQVTRELPWRAPIASLNILLSSHVWRQDHNGFTHQDPGFIDLVVNKKAEIIRVYLPPDANCLLSVMDHCLRSRHYVNVVVAGKHPAPQWLTMAEAEAHCAAGIGAWHWAGNDGEQAPDVVLACAGDVPTLETLAAAQLLREWLPGLKVRVVNVVDLMRLQPPREHPHGLSDAEFDALFTTDRPIVFAYHGYPWLVHRLAYRRTNHQNLHVRGYKEEGTITTPFDMTVLNDLDRFHLVMDVCDRVPMPAADAARVRGAMRAKREAHHDYIRAHGEDMPEIRDWRWSPSTAAPGGGRAPQGESTSVAWRGSQEGSP; encoded by the coding sequence ATGACCCTGTCGGCTGACGAACGCGCGCGCCTCGATCGCTACTGGCGCGCGGCGAACTACCTCTCCGTCGGGCAGATCTACCTCCGCGACAACCCGCTCCTGAAAGAGCCGCTCCGGCTCGAGCACGTGAAGCCGCGCCTGCTCGGCCACTGGGGCACGACGCCGGGGCAGAACTTCGTGTACGTGCACCTGAACCGCGTCATCCGCGAGCGCGACCTGGACATGATCTACCTCTCCGGACCAGGGCATGGCGGGCCGGCGGTGGTCGCGAACACGTATCTCGAGGGGACCTACAGCGAGATCTATCCGGCCGTCTCACGCGACGACGCGGGCCTGAAGACGCTCTTCAGGCAGTTCTCGTTTCCCGGCGGCATTCCGAGCCACGCGGCGCCCGAGACGCCCGGGTCGATCCACGAAGGCGGCGAGCTGGGCTACTCGCTGAGCCACGCGTTCGGCGCCGTGTTCGACAACCCGAGCCTCATCGCCGCCTGCGTCGTCGGCGACGGCGAAGCCGAGACGGGCCCGCTCGCCACCGCGTGGCACGGCAACAAGTTCCTGAACCCGGCGCGCGACGGAGCCGTGCTGCCGATTCTCCATCTCAACGGCTACAAGATTGCCAACCCGACGATCTTCGCGCGCATCACGCGTGAGGAGCTCGACGCGCTGTTCCGCGGCTACGGCTACGTTCCCTACGTCGTCGAAGGCGAGGACCCCGAGCCGATGCACGAGGCGATGGCGGCGGCGCTCGACCGCGTGATGGACGAGATCGCGCGCATCCGGCACCGGGCGCGCGTCGAGGGCGATCGCAGCCGGCCACGCTGGCCGATGATCGTGCTGATCTCGCCGAAGGGCTGGACCGGCCCGCGCTTCGTCGACGGGCTCCAGGTCGAAGGGACCTGGCGATCGCACCAGGTGCCGGTCGCGCAGCCGGCCGATCATCCCGAGCACCTCGCCGTGCTCGACACGTGGATGCGGAGCTATCGGCCGGAAGAGCTGTTCGACGCCGGCGGCCGGCTCTTTCCCGATCTGCAGGCGCTCGCGCCGGCCGGCACGCGACGCATGGGTGCGAACCCTCACGCGAACGGCGGCCTGTTGCTCCGCGATCTCGCGCTGCCCGACTACCGGCGCTACGGCGTGAGCCTGCCAGCTCCCGGAGCGGCGACGGCGTCCGACACGGAGACGCTCGGCGGGTGGCTCCGCGACGTCGTCGCCGCCAACGCCGGCGCGCGCAACTTCAGGATCTTCGGTCCCGACGAGACCGCGTCCAACAAGCTCGGACGCGTGTTCGAGGTGACGGACCGCCAGTGGATGGCCGCGCGCGTGCCGGGCGACGATCACCTCGACGATGAAGGGCGCGTGATGGAGGTGCTGAGCGAGCACCAGTGCCAGGGCTGGCTGGAAGGCTACCTGCTGACGGGCCGCCACGGCCTGTTCAACTCGTACGAGGCGTTCATCCACATCGTCGACTCGATGTTCAACCAGCACGCGAAGTGGCTGCAGGTCACCCGCGAGCTGCCGTGGCGCGCGCCGATCGCCTCGCTCAACATCCTGCTGTCGTCGCACGTGTGGCGGCAGGATCACAACGGCTTCACCCATCAGGATCCCGGCTTCATCGATCTCGTCGTGAACAAGAAGGCCGAGATCATCCGGGTGTACCTGCCGCCCGACGCGAACTGCCTGCTCTCGGTGATGGATCACTGCCTCCGCAGCCGCCACTACGTGAACGTCGTCGTCGCCGGCAAGCATCCCGCGCCGCAGTGGCTGACCATGGCCGAGGCCGAAGCGCACTGCGCGGCGGGGATCGGCGCCTGGCACTGGGCCGGGAACGACGGCGAGCAGGCCCCCGACGTCGTGCTGGCGTGCGCCGGCGACGTGCCGACGCTCGAAACGCTCGCGGCCGCACAACTCTTGCGCGAGTGGCTTCCAGGCCTCAAGGTGCGCGTCGTGAACGTCGTCGACCTCATGCGGCTGCAGCCGCCGCGCGAACATCCCCACGGGCTGAGCGACGCCGAGTTCGACGCGTTGTTCACGACCGACCGGCCGATCGTCTTCGCGTATCACGGCTATCCGTGGCTCGTTCATCGGCTCGCGTACCGGCGCACCAACCACCAGAACCTGCACGTGCGCGGCTACAAGGAGGAAGGCACCATCACGACGCCGTTCGACATGACGGTGCTGAACGATCTCGACCGTTTCCACCTCGTGATGGACGTCTGCGATCGCGTGCCGATGCCCGCGGCCGACGCGGCCCGCGTGCGCGGCGCGATGCGCGCGAAGCGCGAGGCGCACCACGACTACATTCGCGCGCACGGCGAAGACATGCCCGAGATCCGCGACTGGCGGTGGTCGCCGTCGACCGCCGCTCCGGGCGGCGGACGGGCGCCGCAGGGTGAGTCCACGAGCGTCGCGTGGCGCGGGTCGCAGGAAGGGTCGCCGTAG
- the mprF gene encoding bifunctional lysylphosphatidylglycerol flippase/synthetase MprF, translating to MQEASRRTLGALAGLLLFVLALEVLRRQLHTATWTSLHADLRSMPRSAVLLSLLFTASNYAVLTSYDFLALAYVGRRLTRWKVALASFVAYAIANNVGFAVLSGASVRYRFYTRWGITGEELSRIVLAYSATFWLGLLFLGGLSLVTRPWPDDLPHAVRTLAEPAGWLLLLVPIAYVGAAAAREAPIAVGQFRVPLPRLPIAIGQLAASVIDWTLAASVLHVLLPAGSVPFVVTTSAFVSAQLIGLASHVPGGLGVFDGLMVVLLGPYVPSDRLLPALVVYRFVYYLLPLGVALVGLVADEVRQRRSSLPRARALFGRLEAWLTPKLLATFVFLAGAVLLFSGATPSEAARLALLTRLLPLGVVETSHFLGGVTGMVLILLSQPIARRLHAAYRLTIASLAIGIVVSMLKGVDVEDAIVLGVLLALLVRSRADFGRRAALFATRFSAGWIAAVAAAFIASVWLGLFAFKHVEYSHALWWQFAWPADASRALRASVGAGIAVLVFAALRLAATVPHEIARPAPSDLEDAARIIAADTATHAYLVYLGDKGVIFNRARTGFLMYGAHARTWAAMGDPIGPPAAASALIREFLERCDDYGCTPVFYDVGPRYLHRYADFGLTSVPLGHEARVDLAAFTMQGGRARGHRLAISRLAREGGTFRVAPPGEVAALMSQLREVSDAWLGAKHAAEKGFSLGAFDPAYLARFPIAIVERRGRIEAFANLWPGADGVELAIDLMRRRPDAPKNVMEALVVHLLRWAQASNYRWLGLGMAPMPGFAPSPVTPLWTRLGGAVYRHGGRLYNFQGLREFKEKFHPQWEPRYFVYPGGIRLPRALADVSSIVAGGYRIRRRGDEPPLAVEPHGAE from the coding sequence ATGCAGGAAGCGTCGCGGCGCACGCTGGGAGCCCTCGCAGGGCTCCTGCTGTTCGTGCTCGCGCTCGAGGTCCTTCGCCGCCAGCTCCACACCGCAACATGGACGTCGCTCCACGCGGACCTGCGCAGCATGCCGCGGTCGGCCGTGCTGCTGTCGCTGCTCTTCACCGCGTCGAACTACGCGGTGCTGACGAGCTACGACTTCCTCGCGCTGGCGTACGTCGGCCGGCGGCTGACCCGCTGGAAGGTGGCGCTCGCATCGTTCGTCGCCTACGCGATCGCCAACAACGTCGGCTTCGCGGTGCTCTCGGGCGCCTCCGTGCGCTATCGCTTCTACACGCGCTGGGGCATCACGGGCGAGGAGCTGTCGCGCATCGTCCTCGCGTACTCGGCCACCTTCTGGCTGGGCCTGCTCTTTCTCGGCGGGCTCAGCCTCGTCACGCGCCCCTGGCCCGACGATCTGCCGCACGCCGTGCGCACGCTCGCCGAGCCGGCCGGATGGCTGCTGCTCCTCGTCCCGATCGCGTACGTCGGTGCGGCCGCGGCCCGCGAGGCACCGATCGCCGTCGGGCAGTTCCGGGTGCCGCTGCCTCGGCTGCCGATCGCGATCGGCCAGCTCGCCGCCTCGGTGATCGATTGGACGCTCGCCGCCAGCGTGCTGCACGTCCTGCTGCCCGCCGGCTCGGTGCCGTTCGTGGTGACGACGTCCGCGTTCGTGAGCGCGCAGTTGATCGGGCTCGCCAGCCACGTGCCGGGCGGCCTTGGCGTGTTCGACGGCCTGATGGTGGTGCTGCTCGGGCCGTACGTGCCGTCCGATCGGCTCCTGCCCGCACTCGTCGTGTACCGGTTCGTCTACTACCTGCTGCCGCTCGGCGTCGCGCTCGTCGGCCTGGTCGCCGACGAAGTGCGGCAGCGCCGGTCGTCGCTGCCGCGGGCGCGCGCACTCTTCGGACGGCTCGAAGCCTGGCTCACGCCGAAGCTGCTCGCGACGTTCGTCTTCCTCGCCGGCGCCGTGCTGCTGTTCTCCGGCGCCACGCCCTCCGAGGCGGCGCGGCTTGCGCTGCTCACCCGGCTGCTGCCGCTCGGCGTCGTCGAGACGTCGCACTTTCTCGGCGGCGTCACCGGCATGGTGCTGATCCTGCTGTCGCAGCCGATTGCCCGTCGGCTCCACGCGGCCTACCGCCTCACGATCGCGAGCCTGGCGATCGGCATCGTCGTATCGATGCTCAAGGGGGTCGACGTCGAGGACGCGATCGTCCTCGGGGTGTTGCTCGCGCTGCTCGTGAGGTCGCGCGCGGACTTCGGCCGGCGTGCCGCGCTCTTCGCGACGCGCTTCTCCGCCGGCTGGATCGCGGCGGTGGCCGCGGCCTTCATCGCCTCGGTCTGGCTCGGGCTGTTCGCGTTCAAGCACGTCGAGTATTCGCACGCGCTGTGGTGGCAGTTCGCGTGGCCGGCGGACGCATCGCGCGCGCTGCGGGCGTCGGTCGGCGCCGGGATCGCCGTGCTGGTCTTCGCGGCGCTGCGCCTGGCCGCAACGGTGCCGCACGAGATCGCGCGTCCGGCGCCGTCGGATCTGGAGGACGCGGCGCGGATCATCGCCGCGGACACCGCCACGCATGCGTATCTCGTGTACCTCGGCGACAAGGGCGTCATCTTCAACCGCGCGCGCACCGGCTTCCTGATGTACGGCGCCCACGCACGCACCTGGGCGGCGATGGGCGATCCGATTGGACCGCCCGCGGCCGCGAGCGCGCTGATCCGCGAGTTCCTCGAGCGCTGTGACGACTACGGCTGCACGCCGGTGTTCTACGACGTCGGCCCGAGGTACCTCCATCGTTACGCCGACTTCGGGCTGACGTCCGTCCCTCTCGGCCACGAGGCGCGCGTCGACCTCGCGGCGTTCACGATGCAGGGCGGCCGGGCGCGCGGTCATCGGCTGGCGATCTCGCGCCTTGCGAGAGAGGGCGGGACGTTCCGTGTGGCGCCGCCCGGCGAGGTGGCGGCGCTGATGTCCCAACTTCGCGAAGTCTCCGACGCCTGGCTCGGCGCGAAGCACGCCGCGGAGAAGGGGTTTTCGCTCGGGGCGTTCGATCCGGCGTATCTCGCGCGGTTTCCGATCGCGATCGTCGAACGGCGAGGCCGGATCGAGGCGTTCGCCAACCTCTGGCCCGGAGCGGACGGCGTGGAGCTCGCGATCGATCTGATGCGCCGCCGGCCCGATGCGCCGAAGAACGTCATGGAGGCGCTCGTCGTGCACCTGCTGCGTTGGGCCCAAGCCAGCAACTACCGGTGGCTTGGCCTCGGCATGGCCCCGATGCCCGGCTTCGCGCCGTCCCCCGTGACGCCGCTGTGGACGCGGCTCGGCGGCGCCGTCTACCGGCACGGCGGCCGGCTCTACAACTTCCAGGGCCTGCGCGAGTTCAAGGAGAAGTTCCACCCGCAGTGGGAGCCGCGTTACTTCGTTTATCCAGGCGGGATACGTCTGCCACGGGCGCTCGCGGATGTCTCGTCGATCGTCGCCGGAGGCTATCGCATCAGACGCCGCGGCGACGAGCCTCCGCTCGCCGTCGAGCCGCACGGTGCAGAATGA
- a CDS encoding acetate/propionate family kinase, with protein sequence MVVLALNCGSSSLKFSLFDVAGRTDTLLAAGAAEDLGGSGTTTWLEDGRGNELVRRSRPVADHRAAVEAAVRDLREARLPAPAAIGHRVVFGGATYTGPARLGRALVATLETLVPFAPLHLPAEISGIAAASALFPALPQVACFDTAFHHRMPERARRLALPRTLWDRGIRRYGFHGLSYEYVVDTIGAERLGRAVIAHLGHGASLAAVADGVSIDTTMGLTPTGGIMMSTRSGDLDPGVLLHLATVHRYDAPALDALVNRESGLAGVSGLGGDMKTLLDERATRPEAALAITMFCYHVRKQIGAFAAALGGLDTLVFTAGIGERSADVRREVCEGLEHLGVRLDARANAASADLISPPGGRPDVRVVRTNENLVVARQTCRVLEERA encoded by the coding sequence ATGGTCGTTCTCGCCCTGAACTGCGGTTCCTCGTCGCTGAAATTCTCGCTCTTCGACGTCGCCGGGCGCACGGACACCCTGCTCGCGGCCGGCGCCGCCGAGGATCTCGGCGGAAGCGGGACGACCACCTGGCTCGAGGATGGCCGCGGCAACGAGCTCGTGCGCCGATCGCGGCCGGTTGCGGATCACCGTGCCGCCGTCGAAGCTGCCGTGCGGGACCTCCGGGAGGCCAGGTTGCCGGCGCCGGCGGCGATCGGCCATCGCGTCGTGTTCGGCGGCGCGACGTACACCGGGCCGGCGCGCCTCGGTCGGGCGCTCGTGGCCACGCTCGAGACGCTCGTTCCCTTCGCGCCGCTGCACCTTCCCGCCGAGATCTCGGGCATCGCGGCCGCCAGCGCGCTCTTCCCTGCCCTCCCGCAAGTCGCCTGTTTCGACACGGCCTTCCATCACCGCATGCCCGAGCGGGCACGGCGGCTGGCGCTCCCGCGCACGCTGTGGGACCGCGGCATCCGCCGGTACGGGTTCCACGGTCTTTCGTATGAGTACGTGGTCGACACCATCGGCGCCGAGCGGCTCGGCCGCGCGGTCATTGCTCACCTGGGCCACGGCGCGAGTCTTGCGGCGGTCGCCGATGGCGTGTCGATCGACACGACGATGGGCCTGACGCCGACGGGCGGGATCATGATGAGCACGCGCTCGGGCGATCTCGATCCCGGCGTGCTGCTGCATCTCGCGACGGTGCACCGCTACGACGCGCCGGCGCTCGATGCGCTCGTGAACCGCGAGTCGGGGCTGGCCGGCGTGTCGGGTCTGGGCGGCGACATGAAGACGCTGCTCGACGAGCGCGCGACGCGCCCCGAGGCGGCGCTCGCCATCACGATGTTCTGCTACCACGTACGCAAGCAGATCGGCGCGTTCGCCGCTGCGCTCGGCGGGCTCGACACGCTCGTGTTCACGGCCGGCATCGGCGAACGATCGGCCGACGTCCGCCGGGAAGTCTGCGAGGGTCTCGAGCACCTCGGGGTTCGTCTCGACGCGCGGGCGAATGCCGCGTCGGCGGATCTCATCAGCCCGCCCGGCGGGCGGCCTGACGTCCGCGTCGTGCGTACGAACGAGAACCTGGTCGTCGCGCGGCAGACCTGCCGCGTGCTGGAGGAACGGGCATGA
- a CDS encoding alpha/beta fold hydrolase, with the protein MTKAIRLAAGEAILDADLGMPPGPPAGIVVFAHGSGSSRHSSRNRFVARRLEDAGFATLLADLLTAGEERIDRVTAEFRFDIDRLARRVVAISDWLAGEHEYAALPVGLFGASTGGGAALVAAARRPERIAAVVSRGGRPDLAGAALAHVRAPTLLIVGGDDEPVIEMNKDARRQMAGVVSLVIVPGATHLFEEPGTLERVADEAAAWFRRYLGETRPPR; encoded by the coding sequence ATGACGAAGGCCATCAGGCTCGCCGCTGGCGAGGCGATCCTCGACGCCGATCTCGGCATGCCGCCCGGCCCGCCGGCCGGCATCGTCGTCTTCGCGCACGGGAGCGGCAGCAGCCGGCACAGCTCGCGCAACCGGTTCGTGGCGCGCCGGCTCGAGGACGCCGGCTTCGCCACGCTGCTCGCGGATCTGCTCACGGCCGGCGAGGAGCGGATCGATCGCGTCACCGCCGAGTTCCGATTCGACATCGACCGGCTGGCCCGGCGCGTCGTCGCGATCAGCGACTGGCTGGCGGGCGAACACGAGTACGCCGCGCTGCCGGTGGGCTTGTTCGGCGCGAGCACGGGTGGCGGCGCGGCGCTGGTCGCGGCCGCGCGGCGGCCCGAGCGCATCGCGGCGGTCGTGTCCCGCGGCGGCAGGCCAGACCTCGCCGGCGCCGCGCTGGCCCACGTGCGCGCGCCCACGCTGCTCATCGTCGGTGGCGACGACGAGCCGGTCATCGAGATGAACAAGGACGCCAGGCGGCAGATGGCGGGCGTCGTGTCGCTCGTCATCGTGCCGGGTGCGACGCACCTCTTCGAGGAGCCGGGGACGCTCGAACGCGTCGCCGACGAGGCCGCGGCCTGGTTCAGGCGCTACCTGGGAGAGACGCGTCCGCCTCGGTGA